In a genomic window of Thiosocius teredinicola:
- a CDS encoding substrate-binding domain-containing protein, with protein sequence MSILQPCAAEKFGIVGKSSSDPNFVVTFQGCDDVARRNGDECELIQNPGPANVHLQAEALREALQSGRFDALAVSVTSSREIEQVLESATIPVITFDSPLKTSKDGKHRIYVGIDNFEFGRSLAKMAKRHVPRGGRICLMTAAHDPNLEQRVAGIRRELSNDPAYPTGTPLDGQGGWTEDPRCPWNTGDQIDRALLQTRITLSTMDVDVLLSVGHWPVVEALRYRQAIQAFEDRLIRGDTYVIVGVGNIDPEMQRLLDDRLVHGYVGIDFRAMGQSSYQAMRDSLDGVTLPWIISTTTTSVAANR encoded by the coding sequence TTGAGCATCCTGCAGCCATGCGCAGCCGAAAAATTCGGCATCGTCGGCAAGAGCTCCAGCGACCCCAATTTCGTTGTGACCTTCCAGGGCTGCGACGACGTCGCGAGGCGCAACGGTGACGAATGCGAACTCATCCAAAACCCCGGCCCGGCCAACGTCCACCTGCAGGCCGAGGCGCTTCGAGAGGCGCTGCAGTCGGGACGATTCGATGCCCTGGCCGTGTCGGTGACTTCATCAAGAGAGATCGAACAGGTTCTTGAATCAGCAACGATCCCGGTCATTACCTTCGACTCGCCACTCAAAACCTCAAAAGACGGCAAGCATCGCATCTACGTCGGCATCGACAACTTCGAGTTCGGTCGAAGCCTGGCAAAGATGGCAAAACGGCATGTCCCCCGCGGCGGGCGAATCTGTTTGATGACGGCCGCACACGACCCCAACCTCGAACAGCGGGTTGCCGGCATCCGACGTGAGTTGAGCAACGACCCGGCTTACCCGACCGGCACCCCCCTCGATGGACAGGGCGGATGGACCGAGGATCCACGCTGCCCATGGAATACCGGTGACCAGATCGATCGCGCCTTGCTGCAAACGCGGATCACGCTGTCCACCATGGATGTCGACGTCCTGCTGTCGGTAGGACATTGGCCGGTGGTGGAGGCGCTACGCTACCGCCAAGCGATACAGGCTTTCGAAGACCGCTTGATCCGTGGCGACACCTACGTCATCGTCGGCGTAGGCAACATCGACCCTGAAATGCAGCGCCTGCTCGACGACCGCCTGGTGCATGGCTATGTCGGGATTGACTTCCGCGCCATGGGACAAAGCAGCTACCAAGCAATGCGCGACTCACTCGATGGTGTCACGCTGCCCTGGATCATCTCAACGACGACCACATCCGTCGCAGCGAATCGATGA
- a CDS encoding PAS domain S-box protein — MMGKPSLRKALLVAALLGLFIPATLFTLYESYVQFDQETERHVRARMAQYSEILKSGIALAIWTADYPYANELAAAVLNDPDVAEVIVEDEFDEIIVALGEDIEQSGSQTSAQFDITFDGRRLGSLRLGITSTNIQQALRNKLLVQGLLLLCQLLLSAILIFLLIERRIVQPLLTLQRSAERVAKGDMSRSLKSTRRDEIGVLYDAFNTMRENLSGLLSAKERSAKELRKSEERFRIISSIANDLIFTGQQLDNGETRLDWMAGDAPGIFGCGVDQVVAEGGFLPFVCTEQRIEFLSAMEKLKPDHPVELQLGIDTIDGRRRTVHFRAELIGTSSARKRPTLYGVVRDITEQIASEKALRLADAVYRNSGQAIAIVDERLRIIAVNPAFTAITGYAFDDVRHRPPGILFSNQRGRELLLAINEAIAQTGRWEGETWHQRKDGEEYAAWLSVDVVRDEDGETSPLRSDVSRHHRKETRRRPYLGASQLRSTHPTPQSPTVRRPSRAGHQSLPTRQLLARRAVHRPRPVQRSQ; from the coding sequence ATGATGGGCAAGCCCTCGCTGCGCAAAGCCCTGTTGGTTGCCGCGCTACTGGGCCTGTTCATTCCCGCGACGCTTTTCACGCTGTACGAATCGTATGTTCAGTTCGATCAGGAGACCGAACGACACGTGCGGGCACGCATGGCGCAGTATTCCGAGATCCTGAAATCGGGCATCGCACTGGCCATCTGGACCGCTGACTATCCTTATGCCAACGAGCTGGCCGCCGCCGTATTGAACGACCCGGATGTTGCAGAAGTCATCGTCGAAGACGAGTTCGACGAAATTATCGTCGCGCTCGGCGAGGATATCGAACAGAGCGGTTCACAGACCAGCGCACAATTCGATATCACATTCGATGGGCGTCGCCTCGGGTCGCTTCGTCTGGGAATCACCTCGACCAACATCCAGCAGGCACTGCGCAATAAGCTGCTGGTGCAAGGCCTGCTTCTGCTGTGCCAACTGCTGCTATCTGCGATCCTGATCTTTCTGCTCATCGAGCGACGCATCGTTCAACCGTTGCTGACTTTGCAAAGATCGGCCGAGCGGGTTGCCAAGGGAGACATGTCACGCTCACTCAAATCGACCCGGCGCGATGAGATAGGCGTGCTTTACGATGCCTTCAACACGATGCGTGAGAACCTAAGCGGCCTGTTATCGGCCAAAGAACGTTCAGCAAAGGAACTACGCAAGAGTGAAGAACGCTTCCGCATTATTTCGTCGATTGCAAACGATCTGATTTTTACCGGACAGCAACTCGACAACGGCGAGACCCGCCTCGACTGGATGGCAGGAGACGCGCCCGGCATTTTTGGTTGCGGGGTCGACCAGGTGGTCGCCGAGGGTGGTTTCTTGCCTTTCGTCTGCACCGAGCAACGCATCGAGTTCCTTTCAGCCATGGAAAAACTGAAACCGGACCATCCGGTTGAACTGCAGTTGGGTATAGACACAATCGACGGACGACGGCGTACCGTCCATTTTCGGGCAGAGTTGATCGGCACCTCCAGCGCGCGCAAGCGACCGACCCTGTATGGCGTCGTCCGCGACATCACCGAGCAGATCGCCTCCGAAAAAGCGTTGCGCCTGGCCGACGCAGTCTACCGCAACAGCGGCCAGGCGATTGCGATTGTCGACGAACGTCTGCGGATCATTGCGGTGAACCCGGCCTTCACCGCGATCACCGGCTATGCATTCGACGACGTCCGTCATCGGCCTCCCGGGATATTGTTCTCGAATCAACGCGGCCGTGAGCTGCTGCTCGCGATCAATGAAGCCATCGCACAAACCGGGCGCTGGGAGGGAGAAACCTGGCATCAGCGCAAGGATGGCGAAGAATACGCCGCTTGGCTGTCGGTTGACGTGGTTCGCGATGAAGACGGTGAAACATCGCCACTACGTAGCGATGTTTCACGACATCACCGAAAAGAAACGCGCAGACGCCCTTATCTGGGAGCAAGCCAACTACGATCAACTCACCCGACTCCCCAATCGCCGACTGTTCGCCGACCGTCTCGCGCAGGACATCAATCGTTGCCGACGCGACAACTCCTTGCTCGCCGTGCTGTTCATCGACCTCGACCGGTTCAAAGAAGTCAATGA
- a CDS encoding putative bifunctional diguanylate cyclase/phosphodiesterase: protein MFADRLAQDINRCRRDNSLLAVLFIDLDRFKEVNDCLGHDLGDELLLEAAKRLQRCLRTDDTVARIGGDEFTVTLPGLAKTLDIEPVITAILRTLAEPYRLGDEDAFVSASIGVACFPDDADSVTDLLKGADQAMYNAKRSGRNRFCYYTAAMEKASQVRMHLISALHQAIDEKQFIIYYQPIVDLETGRIIKAEALLRWRHPEHGMISPGAFIPLAEETGTINDIGDWVFREAVRNAAVLQPLICPDFQISINISPVQLRHPDRLCAGWIDFLREQAPCPSVVIEITEGVLLQGDDIVDDQLRLLRDAGVQCAVDDFGTGYSSLSYLKKFSIDYVKIDQSFTRNLGPENDSLALCEAIVVMAHKLGLRVIAEGIETAEQRRLLLAIGCDFGQGYLYGKPMPIDEFEKLVGNREATTETVALIHRREPLH, encoded by the coding sequence CTGTTCGCCGACCGTCTCGCGCAGGACATCAATCGTTGCCGACGCGACAACTCCTTGCTCGCCGTGCTGTTCATCGACCTCGACCGGTTCAAAGAAGTCAATGACTGTCTCGGGCATGACCTGGGCGACGAGCTGCTGCTGGAGGCGGCGAAACGTCTGCAGCGCTGCCTGCGCACCGATGACACCGTTGCCCGCATAGGCGGCGACGAGTTCACGGTGACGCTTCCCGGGCTCGCCAAGACGCTGGATATCGAGCCGGTCATTACGGCGATTCTCAGAACCCTGGCCGAACCGTACCGGCTCGGTGACGAAGACGCCTTTGTCTCGGCCAGCATTGGGGTCGCCTGCTTCCCTGACGATGCCGATAGCGTCACCGATCTGCTCAAAGGCGCCGACCAGGCCATGTACAATGCGAAACGTTCGGGGCGAAACCGTTTCTGTTACTACACGGCCGCCATGGAAAAGGCGTCGCAAGTGCGCATGCACCTGATTTCTGCCCTGCACCAGGCAATCGACGAAAAGCAGTTCATCATCTACTACCAACCGATCGTCGATCTCGAGACGGGCAGGATCATCAAGGCAGAGGCACTGCTACGCTGGCGTCACCCGGAACACGGCATGATCAGTCCCGGTGCTTTCATTCCCCTGGCCGAAGAGACAGGCACTATCAACGATATCGGCGACTGGGTGTTTCGCGAAGCGGTGCGCAACGCAGCCGTCTTGCAGCCACTGATCTGTCCCGATTTTCAGATCAGCATCAACATCTCACCCGTGCAGCTCCGCCACCCGGATAGGCTATGCGCCGGTTGGATCGATTTCTTGCGCGAGCAAGCGCCGTGTCCGTCCGTCGTTATCGAAATCACCGAAGGCGTGTTGCTGCAAGGCGACGACATTGTCGACGACCAGCTACGCCTGCTACGCGACGCCGGCGTTCAGTGTGCTGTCGACGATTTCGGCACCGGTTACTCGTCGCTCTCGTACCTCAAGAAGTTCTCGATAGACTACGTGAAGATCGATCAGAGCTTCACCCGCAACCTCGGCCCCGAGAACGATAGCCTGGCATTGTGCGAGGCTATCGTAGTGATGGCCCACAAACTGGGGCTACGGGTGATCGCCGAGGGTATCGAAACGGCCGAGCAACGCAGGCTGCTTCTCGCGATTGGATGCGATTTCGGCCAGGGTTATCTCTATGGCAAACCCATGCCGATCGATGAATTCGAAAAACTCGTGGGCAATCGGGAGGCGACGACCGAAACAGTCGCCCTGATCCACCGCCGCGAACCCTTGCATTGA
- a CDS encoding ATP-binding protein, protein MSTCDPSEEPSIDTAAALQALSALEYQTGELDEYLARIAESVSRLLGIDWSVVTLAENPGFDRILASSKDIGAAAEKTYALHGTVTAQVIDRGQSLCVADTATAPQHGTLPEGYRAYVGVPLRTSDGRTIGTICSFHAQPRQFSQNHVQITSLFAERAAAAIERFFAFKKLEAFNSRLEELVDERTRQLKETQSQLVERERLAAIGEFASMITHEVRSPLSTIDMALDYLQQGDLPAGAVKRVGLASQESRRLQVLLSEILAFAKPQSLHRHSLDLDALITEALLPLSELAESGRRTIDYRCQADATVALVDRDKFIQVLTNLVSNAFQATSDDQSVAVTLCAEPEPGWIALEVRNPGQIAERDLDRLTEPFFTTRAQGTGLGLAIVKRIIDAHEGRLEISSDPLVGVCVKASFPADVGPLSAEAGDHSAAGPSSR, encoded by the coding sequence ATGAGCACATGCGACCCATCTGAAGAACCATCCATCGACACGGCCGCTGCGCTGCAGGCGCTCAGCGCGTTGGAATATCAAACCGGTGAACTCGACGAATATCTGGCGCGGATAGCCGAGTCGGTCAGCCGCTTGCTGGGCATCGATTGGTCGGTGGTGACGCTGGCAGAGAATCCCGGGTTCGACCGTATCCTCGCAAGCTCGAAAGACATCGGCGCTGCGGCCGAAAAGACCTATGCCCTGCATGGCACTGTTACGGCACAGGTCATCGACAGGGGGCAATCGCTGTGCGTTGCCGATACGGCCACTGCTCCGCAACACGGCACCCTGCCCGAGGGTTATCGCGCCTACGTCGGCGTTCCGCTGCGTACCTCGGATGGCCGGACCATTGGCACCATCTGTTCGTTCCATGCGCAGCCGCGACAGTTTTCGCAGAACCACGTGCAGATCACCAGCCTGTTTGCCGAGCGTGCCGCGGCCGCCATCGAGCGCTTCTTCGCCTTCAAAAAGCTCGAGGCGTTCAACAGCAGGCTCGAGGAACTGGTCGACGAGCGCACGCGCCAACTGAAAGAGACGCAGTCACAACTCGTTGAGCGGGAACGGCTGGCAGCCATCGGCGAGTTCGCTTCCATGATCACGCACGAGGTGCGTTCGCCGTTATCGACCATCGACATGGCGCTCGATTATCTGCAGCAAGGCGATTTGCCGGCCGGTGCTGTCAAGCGCGTGGGCTTGGCATCGCAGGAGAGTCGGCGCCTGCAGGTGCTGCTCAGTGAGATTCTCGCGTTCGCCAAACCGCAATCGCTGCATCGCCATTCGCTGGATCTGGATGCGCTGATTACAGAGGCCCTTCTGCCACTGTCGGAGCTGGCGGAATCCGGCCGCCGGACCATCGATTATCGCTGCCAGGCCGACGCGACTGTCGCGCTCGTCGATCGTGACAAGTTCATCCAGGTACTCACCAACCTGGTGAGCAATGCCTTTCAGGCCACGTCAGATGACCAGTCCGTTGCGGTGACGCTGTGCGCCGAACCCGAACCCGGTTGGATCGCGCTGGAGGTGCGCAATCCTGGGCAAATCGCCGAGCGCGATCTCGACCGATTGACCGAGCCTTTCTTCACGACCCGTGCTCAGGGTACAGGCCTGGGGTTGGCGATCGTCAAGCGCATTATCGATGCGCACGAAGGGCGGCTGGAGATCAGTTCTGATCCGCTGGTCGGGGTTTGCGTGAAGGCATCGTTCCCGGCGGATGTCGGGCCGCTGTCTGCCGAGGCCGGTGATCATTCGGCAGCGGGGCCTAGCAGTCGATAG
- a CDS encoding RNA recognition motif domain-containing protein produces the protein MNIYVGNLPYSATEDELRTAFAAFGDVNRVNVITDRDTGRSKGFAFVEMADNSSGDAAIKGLNETPMGGRNLKVNEAKPRGDRR, from the coding sequence ATGAATATTTACGTCGGCAACCTGCCGTACAGCGCTACCGAAGACGAACTGCGTACGGCTTTTGCCGCCTTTGGTGATGTCAACCGTGTCAACGTGATCACCGATCGCGATACCGGCCGCTCGAAGGGCTTTGCCTTTGTCGAAATGGCTGACAACTCCTCCGGCGACGCAGCGATCAAAGGTCTCAATGAGACCCCTATGGGCGGTCGTAACCTCAAGGTGAACGAAGCCAAGCCGCGCGGCGATCGTCGCTAA
- a CDS encoding DEAD/DEAH box helicase, protein MSFENLGLSTGLLRAVATQGYTCPTPIQAQGIPVILEGRDVLAGAQTGTGKTAAFTLPMLQRLSSRGHPKANGKGPRALVLAPTRELAAQVGESVSVYGAHLPLKSTVIFGGVGIQPQKDALRRGVDILVATPGRLLDHVQQGTADLSEVEILVLDEADRMLDMGFIHDIRKVLALLPKRRQNLLFSATYSNDIKRLADSLLHQPVLIEVARRNTAAESVTQHVYRVDKDGKRDLLIHLIDDGQWFQVLVFTRTKHGANRLAEQLNRAGIDAAAIHGNKSQGARTKALTGFKDGSLRVLVATDIAARGLDIDRLPHVVNYELPNVPEDYVHRIGRTGRAGEEGAALSLVGSDEVKLLKDIQRLLKKDIPVLQVPVFEPKALAPARQPEPTKKSRSGGGRQQHGKPGGKRPQNNNGSAPSSRRKRRSRGGRPAVVGQA, encoded by the coding sequence TTGTCATTTGAAAACCTCGGTCTTTCGACCGGCCTCCTGCGCGCCGTTGCGACGCAGGGTTATACCTGCCCCACGCCCATCCAGGCGCAAGGCATCCCAGTCATTCTCGAAGGCCGCGATGTACTCGCCGGAGCCCAGACGGGAACCGGAAAGACCGCCGCCTTCACGTTGCCGATGCTGCAGCGCCTGAGTAGCCGCGGTCATCCCAAGGCCAACGGCAAAGGCCCGCGCGCGCTGGTACTTGCGCCGACCCGCGAGCTCGCTGCCCAGGTGGGCGAGAGTGTCAGCGTTTACGGTGCACATCTGCCGTTGAAGTCGACCGTTATCTTCGGCGGTGTCGGCATCCAACCGCAGAAAGACGCATTGCGTCGCGGTGTCGATATCCTGGTGGCTACGCCTGGCCGATTGCTCGACCACGTGCAGCAGGGCACCGCAGACCTTTCGGAGGTCGAGATCCTGGTGCTGGACGAGGCCGACCGCATGCTCGACATGGGCTTTATCCACGACATACGCAAGGTGTTGGCCCTGTTGCCCAAGCGCCGCCAGAACCTGCTGTTCTCGGCCACCTACTCGAATGACATCAAGCGACTCGCCGACAGCCTGCTGCATCAGCCGGTGTTGATCGAGGTGGCGCGGCGCAATACGGCTGCCGAGTCGGTGACCCAGCATGTCTATCGCGTGGACAAGGATGGCAAGCGTGACCTGTTGATCCACCTGATCGATGACGGGCAATGGTTCCAGGTTCTCGTGTTCACCCGGACCAAGCACGGCGCCAATCGCCTGGCCGAGCAGCTCAATCGCGCCGGTATCGATGCCGCGGCTATCCACGGCAACAAGAGCCAGGGTGCGCGTACCAAGGCCTTGACCGGTTTCAAAGACGGTAGTCTGCGCGTGTTGGTCGCCACTGATATCGCCGCGCGCGGGCTGGATATCGATCGCCTGCCGCACGTCGTGAACTACGAACTGCCGAACGTGCCGGAAGACTATGTGCATCGCATCGGTCGTACCGGTCGTGCGGGAGAAGAAGGTGCAGCGTTGTCGCTGGTCGGCAGCGACGAGGTGAAACTGCTCAAAGACATTCAGCGACTGCTGAAAAAGGATATCCCGGTGCTGCAGGTGCCGGTGTTCGAGCCGAAGGCCTTGGCGCCGGCACGTCAACCCGAGCCGACTAAGAAAAGCCGGTCGGGTGGCGGCAGGCAACAACACGGCAAACCCGGCGGCAAGCGGCCGCAGAACAACAACGGCAGCGCCCCGTCGTCGCGTCGCAAGCGGCGCTCGCGTGGCGGTCGTCCTGCGGTAGTCGGGCAGGCTTGA
- a CDS encoding carbohydrate-binding protein, with protein MQKRKISHPSQTRPDAESSVEQDWLDLSTLAEVELTSEDPDHPIEAAFARAGGEGWRAGAPGPQLIRLIFFEPLRVRHIRVRFDEAGVERTQQYVLRHAAQPGEACREIVRQQWNFNPRTAPVEVEDHAVDLPATRVLELEIDPDMGDPSAFASLSRLQVA; from the coding sequence ATGCAAAAGCGGAAAATTTCCCATCCATCGCAAACCAGGCCCGACGCCGAGTCCAGCGTCGAACAGGACTGGCTCGATCTCAGCACGTTGGCCGAAGTCGAATTGACGTCGGAAGACCCCGATCACCCGATCGAAGCGGCATTTGCCCGGGCGGGCGGTGAAGGTTGGCGGGCCGGCGCGCCCGGTCCCCAGTTGATCCGGTTGATCTTCTTCGAGCCGCTGCGAGTGCGTCATATAAGAGTGCGGTTCGACGAGGCGGGCGTTGAGCGCACGCAGCAGTATGTGTTGCGGCATGCGGCGCAACCGGGCGAGGCATGTCGCGAGATCGTCAGGCAGCAATGGAACTTCAATCCGCGCACCGCGCCTGTCGAAGTCGAAGATCACGCGGTCGATCTGCCGGCAACGAGGGTATTGGAGCTCGAGATCGATCCCGACATGGGTGACCCGTCGGCGTTTGCCAGCCTCAGTCGCCTGCAGGTCGCATAG
- a CDS encoding pyruvate kinase, with protein sequence MRLPGNKTKLVCIIGPTSDRADIPTKMLIAGMNVARLSFLHGDFDSHARTIERLRDAEKQTTCRLPTCVDLPGPKIRIGTEGEQQHEC encoded by the coding sequence ATGCGCTTGCCCGGTAACAAAACCAAGCTGGTGTGCATCATCGGTCCGACGTCGGACAGAGCCGACATCCCGACGAAGATGCTGATCGCCGGCATGAACGTCGCGCGGCTCAGCTTTTTGCACGGCGACTTCGACTCGCATGCACGCACGATCGAACGCCTGCGTGACGCCGAAAAACAAACCACGTGCCGCCTCCCCACCTGCGTCGATCTCCCGGGCCCGAAGATCCGCATCGGCACTGAAGGAGAACAACAACATGAATGCTGA
- a CDS encoding sulfotransferase family protein encodes MNAESLGADGTGADTPTSTTTALPNFFILGTAKAGTTALAAYLAQHPRIFMSPTKEPHFFTLEDENPTFVNAGDAKRAVTRWDDYIELFQGRRNETAIGEASTTYLHSAKAANGLHARFPDARLIAVLRQPIERAYSAFVMYRRDNREAHDDFLQAIAHEQEAKHYHGESGVYLARSFYFEPLKQYIELFGRENIQVHLYEDFRRQPQQMLDKLCSHIGVDTFRPDMSTSHNVGGLHRSGTVKQLLTRPNPLRFLARTLLPESVRIKGRERIKRLSLRNAPTLDAEIWTHLLDEYREDILRLQDLIDRDLGHWLRPEP; translated from the coding sequence ATGAATGCTGAATCCCTGGGTGCGGATGGCACTGGCGCCGACACGCCGACATCGACGACGACGGCTCTGCCGAACTTTTTCATCCTTGGCACGGCGAAAGCCGGGACCACTGCCCTGGCTGCATATCTGGCGCAGCATCCTCGGATATTCATGAGCCCAACCAAGGAACCACATTTCTTCACGCTGGAGGACGAGAACCCGACGTTCGTCAACGCCGGGGACGCCAAGCGTGCGGTTACCCGCTGGGACGACTACATCGAGCTGTTCCAGGGAAGGCGCAATGAAACAGCCATCGGCGAAGCATCAACCACCTACCTGCATTCCGCAAAAGCAGCTAACGGCCTGCACGCACGTTTTCCCGATGCACGGCTGATTGCCGTGCTGCGCCAGCCGATCGAGCGCGCCTATTCCGCCTTCGTGATGTACCGCCGAGACAACCGTGAGGCACACGATGACTTTCTACAGGCCATAGCGCATGAGCAGGAAGCCAAGCACTACCACGGCGAGAGCGGTGTCTACCTGGCTCGCAGCTTCTACTTCGAACCGCTCAAACAGTACATCGAGCTGTTTGGCCGGGAAAACATCCAGGTACACCTGTACGAAGATTTTCGGCGGCAACCGCAGCAGATGCTCGACAAGCTGTGCAGCCATATCGGCGTCGATACCTTCCGACCCGATATGTCGACATCCCACAACGTCGGCGGGCTGCATAGATCCGGCACGGTGAAACAACTGCTGACCCGTCCCAACCCATTGCGTTTTCTCGCCCGAACACTGCTTCCCGAATCCGTCAGGATAAAAGGGCGCGAGCGCATCAAAAGACTTTCACTGAGGAATGCCCCAACGTTGGACGCGGAGATCTGGACACACCTCCTGGATGAGTACCGTGAGGACATCCTGCGCCTGCAGGATTTGATCGACCGAGACCTGGGGCACTGGCTAAGGCCAGAACCTTGA
- a CDS encoding bifunctional DNA primase/polymerase — protein sequence MQKTRKKNTAKSSEKAAATTLLQERGFGILPLRPPYQHVLGDYFVKKNGKYPRSVVHLVRTFLKRSKGDADRANDSDTNVAVLTGEKYNLIIIDVDYPQGGKASMRLLDLPETLTAQTGNGIHLYYRHPGGKVPTAAGQLAPGIDVKGEYSFATAPPSVHYSGCRYRWVNRDAEIADLPPTTVEALRALPNRSLPRNIFHILAVANILMPLSAMLGLLLQRRRH from the coding sequence ATGCAAAAAACACGAAAAAAGAATACTGCCAAAAGCTCCGAGAAGGCCGCGGCCACAACCTTATTGCAGGAAAGAGGATTCGGCATTCTCCCGCTGCGACCGCCGTACCAACACGTCCTGGGCGACTACTTCGTCAAGAAGAACGGCAAATATCCCAGGTCGGTTGTGCATCTCGTGCGCACCTTTCTCAAACGCTCGAAAGGCGATGCTGATCGTGCAAATGACAGCGATACCAATGTTGCCGTTCTGACCGGTGAGAAATACAACCTGATCATCATCGACGTGGATTATCCGCAAGGCGGTAAGGCGTCAATGCGACTGCTCGATCTACCGGAGACACTCACGGCACAGACGGGCAACGGCATTCACCTTTACTATCGCCATCCCGGTGGCAAGGTGCCGACCGCAGCAGGACAGCTGGCGCCCGGTATCGATGTGAAGGGAGAATACAGCTTCGCAACCGCTCCCCCCTCCGTGCACTATTCAGGGTGCCGCTATCGATGGGTCAATCGTGACGCAGAGATTGCCGATCTGCCACCAACAACCGTCGAGGCGCTACGCGCACTGCCGAACCGTAGCCTGCCGCGCAACATCTTTCATATATTGGCAGTCGCCAACATTTTGATGCCGCTCAGTGCGATGTTGGGCCTGTTGTTACAGCGCAGACGCCACTAG
- a CDS encoding form I ribulose bisphosphate carboxylase large subunit codes for MALKSYDAGVKEYRDMYWTPDYVPLDTDLLACFKCTGQPGVPREEVAAAVAAESSTGTWSTVWSELLTDLEYYKGRAYRIEDVPGDNESFYAFIAYPIDLFEEGSVVNVLTSLVGNVFGFKALRHLRLEDIRFPIAYIKTCGGPPAGISLERDRLSKYGRPMLGATIKPKLGLSAKNYGRAVYECLRGGLDMTKDDENVNSQPFMRWRDRFEFVGEAIQKAEQETGERKGHYLNVTAPDPEQMYERAEFAKEVGSPIIMHDFLTGGFTANTGLANWCRKNGMLLHIHRAMHAVIDRHPKHGIHFRVLAKCLRLSGGDHLHTGTVVGKLEGDRQSTLGFVDQLRESFVPEDRSRGVFFDQDWGSLPGVMAVASGGIHVWHMPALVTIFGDDSMLQFGGGTQGHPWGNAAGAAANRVALEASVKARNEGREIEKEARDILTEAARHSPELAIAMETWKEIKFEFDTVDKLDVG; via the coding sequence ATGGCCCTGAAATCCTACGATGCAGGCGTTAAAGAATACCGCGACATGTACTGGACCCCGGACTACGTGCCGCTCGATACCGATCTGCTCGCATGCTTCAAGTGCACCGGTCAGCCGGGCGTTCCGCGTGAGGAAGTCGCGGCCGCGGTTGCCGCTGAATCATCGACCGGCACCTGGTCGACCGTGTGGTCCGAGCTGCTGACCGACCTGGAATACTACAAAGGTCGCGCCTACCGCATCGAAGACGTGCCGGGTGACAACGAATCTTTCTACGCCTTCATCGCCTACCCGATCGACCTGTTCGAAGAAGGTTCGGTGGTCAACGTCCTGACCTCGCTGGTCGGCAACGTGTTCGGCTTCAAGGCGCTGCGCCACCTGCGTCTGGAAGACATCCGTTTCCCGATCGCCTACATCAAGACCTGCGGCGGACCGCCGGCCGGTATCTCACTCGAGCGCGACCGCCTGTCGAAGTACGGCCGTCCGATGCTGGGTGCGACGATCAAGCCGAAGCTCGGTCTGTCGGCGAAGAACTACGGTCGTGCCGTCTATGAATGTCTGCGCGGCGGCCTGGACATGACCAAGGACGACGAGAACGTCAACTCGCAGCCGTTCATGCGCTGGCGCGATCGCTTCGAGTTCGTTGGTGAGGCCATCCAGAAGGCCGAACAGGAAACCGGCGAGCGCAAGGGTCACTACCTGAACGTGACCGCGCCCGATCCCGAGCAGATGTACGAGCGTGCCGAGTTCGCCAAAGAGGTTGGCTCGCCGATCATCATGCACGACTTCCTGACCGGCGGTTTCACCGCGAACACCGGTCTGGCCAACTGGTGCCGCAAGAACGGCATGTTGCTGCACATCCACCGCGCCATGCACGCCGTTATCGACCGTCACCCGAAACACGGCATCCACTTCCGCGTACTGGCCAAGTGTCTGCGTCTGTCCGGCGGCGACCACCTGCACACCGGCACCGTCGTGGGCAAGCTGGAAGGCGACCGTCAGTCGACGCTGGGCTTCGTCGACCAGCTGCGTGAATCGTTCGTACCGGAAGACCGCTCGCGCGGTGTGTTCTTCGACCAGGACTGGGGCTCGCTGCCCGGCGTCATGGCCGTCGCCTCCGGCGGTATCCACGTATGGCACATGCCGGCACTGGTCACGATCTTCGGCGACGACTCGATGCTGCAGTTCGGTGGCGGCACCCAGGGTCACCCGTGGGGCAACGCAGCAGGTGCGGCAGCCAACCGAGTGGCACTCGAAGCCTCGGTCAAGGCGCGTAACGAAGGCCGCGAGATCGAGAAAGAGGCACGCGACATCCTGACCGAAGCCGCGCGTCACAGCCCCGAGCTGGCGATCGCGATGGAGACCTGGAAAGAGATCAAGTTCGAGTTCGACACCGTGGACAAGCTGGACGTCGGCTGA